Within the uncultured Draconibacterium sp. genome, the region TAACGGAAGGATAATATTTTTGATCTTCAATAGAAGGCTCTTTAATAAATAAAGTGTTAGATGAAATATCGTAATAACCAATGTCCCAGTCTTGATAAGAGGAAGGTGCATCCGGCAAATTATCCTTATAAATGTAAACATTTAGTTTCCCTGAAAAATCCAGTAACGGAATATATTCTTTTCCTGTTATTGGATTGATTTCTTTGTTATTCATAGAATAATCCAGCTTTTTAAGTTCTGCTTCCAATTTAACAGCCAAATCACTTAACTGTAAAGACTGATTTTCAGCATAAATCAAAAAGTTGTCCGAGCTATATTGCTTCCAGGAACCAACATTATCAGGAGAACCTGTCAGAATTAAATTTTCTCCCAAAGCATTAATATTCTGCGCACTAAAGCACACTACTAATACAAATATTACTATCTGTTTCATTAAATATGTTCAGTTTTATAATTACGAATCGTTTAGAAGAGAAAATAAAGGCTTAATGCCGGCTATATTCTTCTTTTGTAATTTCCACTATGCCGGCAAAATCTTCCATATTAATAATCTGACCAGCACTCCAGCTGCCAAATACTTCATATTCAGTACCAGGAATAATTTTCTTGCGTGATACATTTGAAGCCACTGTTTTTGTTCCTGAAATATCGTTTCCTTGTGAGTCAACAGCTTTATAATACACCCAAATGGTTTGCCGTCCAGGAGTATCAAAAGGAACCTCATCTGTTACATCAAGCGTTAACTTAAGATTAAGGTTATTAGTTCCCAAGGCATTAATAACCGCATTTTTTATTTTAAAAGGCTTTTCGTTTAAAATTTTCACCGGAATAGGTGCAAGGGTTTTGGTTTCGTTAAGATATGCCTCCATCTTTTCATCATATCCTTTCCGAAAATCTTTCAACTCTTTATCTAACTTCATTAACTCCTCAAAGTCTTCGCTATTTTCTGCCTTTTCTTCCAGTTTCTTTTGCCCGTTTTGAAAATCGGCAACCATCAAAGGAATTTTGCCCAAGTACTTATTTTCTTTTTGGCTGGAACCAGTACTACAACTCGTAATAATGAATAATACAAGGACTGACAATTGTAAAATCTTTCTCATTTAATTAAAGGTTATATTATTAAAAAGGTAAGCCCTACTTTTTCGTAAAAAAGTATATCTCGGCCTAAAACCCTATTCTGTATATTTACAGAATAAGCCTCTTGTTTTAGCTTTCACAAAAGTCAACAGCTCCATAAGAATTAGCAACTTTTTAATGTCCTTATAGATCAATTAGGACACTCATGAAAAAGATCTGACACCCAATACCGGACAAATCATTTCTGAGAATGAGTTTTACGGAATGATGCAGGGCTTTGCTCTATCTCGTGCGCAAATGCAACATAAAATGCCGATCTTGAGTTAAACCCCACTTCCAGACCAATTCCTTCAATAGACAAATAATTTTTCTGTGGGTCTGACAATAAAATACAAGCTTCTTTTACTCTATATTCATTAACAAAATGGGTAAAGGTCTTTCCTGATTTTATATTAATAATCTCTGACAATGTGCTTCGGTTTGTGTTAAGTAGTTTTGCCAAACTCGTTAAAGTCAGGTCTGGCTTAAGATATAGTTTATCGGCAATAAAAATTCGCTGCAAATCATCCCATTGTTTTAACTGGCTAGCAGATAAACTTTTCTCCAATGGAGGAGATTTCACTATATCCTCTGCCACCTGTTTTGGGTTATATTGTTTTCGGGTTAGAAATAAAACTAAAAAGATAATTACAAAAACAGAAAAAACAGCTATCAAAACGGGGAAACCAAGAGCTACATCCAATCTATTTTTGAGTGTTTTAAGCTGCTGTTCTTTTCGCTCATTTTCATATTTCATTTGAAGTTCAAGCAAGCGTTCGTTCCATTTACTTGCTCCTAAAGAATCCTCAATAGTATCATATTTCTTTAAATAAAAAATACTTTTTTTATAGTCGCCAATTGCTTCACTGGCTTCCGACAATTTCATAAAAATATCCAGACAGGCAGGCATATAATCTGCTTTTCTAGCATAAATCAAGGCACGTCTGAGCTCTTTTATTGCTGTTTTATAATTTTTCTGTTTTAAATTAAAATTGCCCAAACACTGTAAAGCATTTGCATGAACTAATGGGGAATTGTCTTTCTCCACAAAAAAAGCAAGAGAATCCTGCCATGCCAAACAACTATCAATTTTTCCCTGTTGCTCATACAACTCTATAATTCCACAACAATTATAACTGCCTATTTCGTAAATAGAATCAATTCTGCAAATACTAAGTGATTTTTGAAAAAAAGAAAATGCAACATTCAAATCGCCACCTGCTTTTTGTAATAGCGAAGCATATTGGAAATAGCAATAAGCCCTTGCTTTTCTGGACTCTATTTTATCCAACTGAATTCGATATATACTCAAATAGTCAAGAACAGCGATTGTATCTTTTGCTGCCAGTGAAACTTCAGCCATATTAAGCATGGTATTAATCTCACTCGATAATCCGGGAGCATTTGCTAATGCAAGTTGATAATGCTTTATCGATTTTACCAACTCATCTTTGTCTTTATAACAAATCCCCATAAGCGCTTGGGCATCGTACAGTGGTTTTTTGTTTTCCAAAACGAATATAGAATCGGCCTTTTTCGCCCATTCTATTGCTTCATCAATTTCTCTGTTTTGGAAAAACTCTTTTGATTTTTTTAAATATATCCTCCAGTCAGCCTCTTGCTGGCCTTTTGACCCACCTCCAGAAGGAGACGACAAATTAAAACTTACATTAGAAAGTGAGGCTACTGTAACTTCGTGACTAAAGGCTTTGTCAAAACAAAAAAGTATTGAAAATAAAGCAAACGTAGAGGTTAATAATATAAATGGTTTTATCTGATTATACATAACTTTTACACAAGCGAAAATAGAAACATACTTTTCCCGCAACAGGCTAAATCCTAATAGCTGTCCATATTCTGACAGATAAAATTAATGGATACAATTTCTTTTGATTGTTAGAAAGTATGAGAATTTCAACATTTAACAGTCCGTTAATGAGATGCCCCAAAAAGAATAATCAAAAGTTCATATTAAAAAAATAGAAAAAGTATACGCCAAACAAAAAGGCTTATAGCTATGTAATACATTAAAATTCCTCAATGATCAATACACTCCTTTCGATTATCACTCCACAGTCTTCATGGTAGCGTTTCCATATTCTGTTTTTTCACCATTTCTGGAATCAAATTCGGACATCAATAACCTTCACTATTCCAAACATTTTATAAATACCACAATTAAAAATAGCGCAAAAGGACTCTTCTTACATACTTTTGTATAATCATTTTCTTATATCACCCTAATCAAATTTTAAAGGCCGATGAGAGTTCCAGAACAAAAGAACTAAAACTATGAGTCATTCAAAATCACACAAGATTAATCGCTAAATAATTTTTTAAACTTTCATTAACTGAAAATTAATCGGTTTAAATCGTTAATAAGCTTTTGGCATTATACTTTCGGGCAGTTTAAAATCAATTAATTATGGAAACAAAAGCAAAGTTAATCTACAAATCGTACATGTCGTATTTTCACACCTTTTTACCGGTATATTTTTATGGAATGCCCAACGGAAAAGTTTACTGCATGTATGCTCGTTATTCCGAATCAAATGCTGACTTTTCTGAAATTGAGTTTGTATTTGCCGAACACGAGGATTTTATATTCAATTACCAAACAGAAGAAATTCTTTATCATGGCGCAAAAGAAATTTCTGCACAAAGTTTTAAAAAGATGGTCGACCAACCGGATCAACGAGTAAACATCATCGAAACTACCAACGAAATAGAATCGTACGCTGATGCTCAGTTTTTTCTAAATGAAAAGATTCAGAAGACTGGCAACAAGCTGGCATTTGAGCAGGCTTAAAAATGCAAATAGATTCAAAACGATATTCTCGCACTTTCTTCGATTAAAATGCAAGATCGAAGAACAGAAACAAAAAGAGGTTCATCACACCACCTCTTTTTGTTTCTGTCAATAAGCAGTATTGAAAATCAAATACAACTTTTTTATTTGACTTTCCTTTAATTCTTTTTTGACGATTTTCGTATTCCAATATAATAAATATCCGAACGCTCCTTTTTCAACTCAAAAAGTTCGTTCCGGTTTTTCACCGCCCATATTTCTCCGGGATTTATTTCTGACCAAACATAAGATGCTGGCACTAAATCGAAGTTTTCCAGATTCAGCTCTTCAATAAAACTATCGGGAAATACTACTACGCGAGTTTCCGGTCTAATTTCTGCCTCTTCCTGTTTATAAGCTATAAAAAAGTATTCTCCTTTTGTTACCACTCGGAGATTTGAGGCGATTCTTGTGTGTCCGAAAAATTGAATGGAATCACCGGAGGAGATATTCAGTTCATTCAATTTTTGAACGATTTGTTGCCCGTTTGTTGGCGCACTTATCGGCCGAATCACAAAGTACAAACTATAAAATATTCCCGCCATAAACCAATAAATCAGTATCGATTGACGCAAAATCGATTTTCTTCTATTCTTTAAAAAAAGCCAGGAAGAAATAAGAATATTTAGTGCAAAAACCAGGTAATACCAAACGGGGGCGTAAAACAAGCAAACGACAACAATACCTGATAGATTAACCAACAGGAATAATGTGAATGAAATAAAAAGCCCTGTTTTCATCATTTTTAATGTTCCTGATTTTTGATGATTCGACCAAATTAACCAGGCCATTGCCATTGCTAAAACAGGAAGTACAGGAATAAGATAACGGTAGTAAAATTTCGAAACAAAGCTTGCCATCCCGACCATTGCCAACCCCCAGACTATAGAAAAACCAAGCACCACCAAAACCTTTGGATTCGTCTTTAATTTCAGTCGATAAATAAGCCCTCGCCAGCCGGCTAACATAAACGGGAACATCATTAAAACAATCGCCAAAACCGACAGTACCAGATTCTTTGCAATTTGCACTATTTTATCCGAAATCCGGATTCCAACCTGATCTTCCCAGAAACTGAATACAGCTTCCGGTCCGTGTATGAAAAAAATAGCCACGTACCAAAAACCTCCAAGTACAAGGCCGGTCAACATCGATGGAAAGTGTACCACTTCTCTCAGCCGAAGACGCCTCCAGGGATTCGCCACCAAATAAAACAAAGCAACACTCAGAAACACAATTGCAGGAAGTCCTTTGGTCATTACGGCCATTCCGGCACCGGCATACAAATACCAGAAAAAACGGGGTTTTCGATCTGCGCTCACCAGCAAACCAACCGTACCATAAATTATGAGCTGAAGAAAAATGAGAAAAAGAAGATCGGTTAATGCAAGTGGCGTTGAACGGTGTAAAACAGGTGTTGACCCAACAATTAGTAAAGCCAGCAATGCTGTTTCTCTTGATCGAAAAGCCAGTAAAGTAGTACGATAAGTTAACCGGATTACCATTCCGGCAGCCAGCAAAAAAGGAAATCGTGTGCTAAACTCGCTAATACCAAACAATGCATAACTTGCCAGAACCACCCAATAGGTGAAAATCGGTTTCATAAAACGATATCCTCCATCCGGATTTATTGGGCTCAGATAACCGCCGTGTTTTAACATGTACATGGCTGCATCCGCATAATGCCTTTCATCGGGCATGTAAAAAATAAAATTCAGCGAATATGGTGCAAGTAATAGCAGGTAGGTCAATATTAATAATAGCGCCAACCAATCAGTCTTTAAAAGCTTAGACAAACTAAACCTTTCTTTAAATAATGCGGTAAAAACCATTAGAATTTAAACTTGCCAACAAACATCATTCAGATAAAGCCCCTTCTGCAACGGTAGCCGGAATATCCTTTTTGTTACGTTTCTTAAAACTACTTACCAACGAATAGTCGAACCATTCGGTATTATAACCTTCCAGAGAGTGCCATGTTACAAGCACACTGGCTACGCCAATTACAGATCCGGCAAGCACGTCAACCAGAAAATGTTGCGACAGGTATATACGTGAATATCCTGTTAACAGTGCCACAATAAAACAAAACAACTTTAAGTAATTATTTCTGACCAAAAAAGCCAACATGATAAAAATGGTGAATGCTGATGTGGTATGCCCGGAAGGAAAACTCTGCAGATTGTGTAAATTAACGCCCTCTACCAGATGTAACTCATATTTCTCGTAAAGCTCGAAATATTTTGACGGACGATAGGTTTCGTAAAAAATCATTTGTTTACCAATAAAAACCGCCAGGTTGCTAATTACAATAGAAACGGCAAAAATAACCGTCCAACGATAATTATATAAAAGCAAAACTGCCAGTATAAGTACACAAACAAGACCGTCTCCCAGAAAAGTAATTCGCTTAAAAAACTGATCGAAAAATGGAGAATTTAGTTTGTTTAATTCGATATGAATTTGTATTCTATCAAAAAAAAGCAGAACCAGCGCACTAATAAATACAAAAGCCAGGTATGGAATAAAGAAATATCTGTTGCGATATACAAGCCTCTTCATTTTCAAAAACATTTGGTTTTACAGGCTTAAAAATCTGCACAAAATTTTATACCTACGGCAGCAACTATTTTATGAGTGCTTTATAAAAAAGTAAGACAATTGTTAAATTGAACTCGTAACTGTTAATTGTACATTGATGGAAAGTTAAGGTGTGAATTTATTGTTAATCGAATTAACACTAAAACACTGTTCATCAATTCAGTATCACATCTCCCTCATTACATTCCTGCAACAATTTTGATTAACAAATAGTTAGTATTGCCCACCTCGCTTTTAGGGGAGCAGATTTTTTTCTTGTAAATTGATGGTGATGGAAATAACTGAATTGTAATGCAATTGTAATAGATTTATACAACGGAGGCTTACTGAAATTTCTACCTTTCGTCCAACTATTTTTAACCAGGTTCCATGTTAGAAAGAATCATCAATAAAAGGTATTTCCCGCTGTTCATTTTTCTGGCAGCTGCCGGATTGTATTTATTCAACAGCTGGGGAGTTAGTATTTACATTCTCGACGAAGCAAAAAATGCAAGCTGCGCAAGCGAAATGCTCCATAATGGAAATCTGCTTGTACCAACATTTAACGGTGCGTTACGAACCGACAAACCTCCATTGCATTACCTTTTTATGCTATTGTCTTATACTGTATTTGGTGTAAATCCCTTTGGAGCGCGCTTTTTCTCGGCAATTTTCGGAGCGCTAACCGTCTTTACAACCTTTCGATATACACGGAAATTCACCGATAGTAAAACAGCCTTCTGGACAACAATCCTACTCCTGGCATCCATTCATCTTTCCATTCAGTTTCACCTTGCTGTTCCCGATCCTTATCTTATTTTTTTTATAACCTGGAGCCTCTTTGCATTTTATGCCGCTGTACACACCGAAAACAAACACGAGGTGTTTTATATGTATTTTGCAATGGCAATGGGAACATTGGCCAAAGGCCCGGTAGCCATTCTGCTTCCCGGACTTATATTTCTACTGTATCTGGTATTTTCACGAAACCTGAAATGGACAACTATATTAAATTTACAACCACTCTCAGGAGCACTTTTAGTACTGATAGTGGTTTTGCCGTGGTATTTATTAAATGGTATTGAAACCCACTGGGAATGGACAAAAGGCTTTTTTCTGAAGCACAACATTAACCGGTTTTCGGATTCTATGGAAGGTCACGGAGGAAGTTTCTTAATCACCCTCCTTTTTGTTTTTGCCGGTATGTTTCCTTTTTCGGTCTACCTGCCCCAAGCCATTATTGTGGCCTTTAAACAACGGAAAAATCAATTTACACTATTTAACCTGATAGCCGGAATTACCATCGTTGCATTCTTTTCAATTTCTCAAACTAAATTACCAAACTACACGGTTCCTTCGTATCCGTTTTTAGCTGTTTTAATGGCATTATTTATAAGCCAAAAACACTCCTTTAAATCATTCAAAATCGGTTTCATAGCATTATTAACCTTGAGCATTATTCTCCCAATTGGCGGTTACGTGGCCATGAAGTTTGATCCTTCTCTCGTCGCGATCAGACAGATAGCTGTCTGGCTCTTTATTTTGCCATTAGTAAATATTGTGGCATTGATTTTCAGGAAACAGGTCAACAACTTTCTTCTTATTCAGGCACTTTCGGGCGTGTTAACAGCTATTGTGTTTTTTGCTTTCATTTACCCGGCAATCGATCGTCAAAATCCTGTAAAACAAAGTCAGGAGTTAGTAAAAAACAGGGAGCTTGCTTTTTTCCAAAAGTTTAATCCCTCGTATGCTTTCTACCATAAAAAAACAATTAAAGAACTTGAACTAGATGAGTTTGACTCCTTTTTTCAGCATTATCCCGATGGATTAATCATCTCAACAAAGAAGAAAATCAAACAGGTATCGCTTGATGAAAATTACGAGATAATCTTTTCGGCTAGAGATGTTTTTGAATCACCAACTACAGTCCTCATCGCAAAGAAAAAGCAGTAATTTTTACACCTCTCTACCTAATCTGTTTTTTACATAAATTTTAAATTAAATCATCCTTAAATGCCCCCTTAATATAATCGAAGAACGCTGCCACATAATTATTTCATAAACATGAAATAAGATTTATAAAACACTGATCCTGAATGACTGGAGTAACTTTCCATTGTAAAAAAACACTCTAAATATTCAGGATAATGAAAAATCAAACTATCAATTTTATTGCCATAATTTTCACTGCTGCACTTCTGTTAACCGCCTACTTTTTGGGCCTGTTTGTCGACCTAACCGGTGATGCCGGAAAATACGGGGCCATTGCCCGCCATATTGTTGAAAGTGGCGACTGGATAAACCTAAAAATCCATGGTGAAGCTTACGACCAAAAACCTCCCTTACTTTTCTGGCTGGCAGCTTTAGGTTTTAAAATTGGCGGCTTACACAACTGGTCATTTAAGATTTTCCCGATCCTTTACAGTTTTGCCGGTTTTTATTTTACCTACAAACTAGGCGAAACGATGTACAACAAAAATACAGGTAAATTGGCAGCATTAATGCTGGCTTCTTCGTGGGTGTATTTCATGTTTGCAATGGATGTACATACCGACCTCATACTACAGGCTAATGTAACGCTGGCCATATGGCAACTGGCAGCCTACGAAAAAAGTGAGAAGCCTATTCATTTCATTATTGCTTTTGTTGGTATAGGCCTGGCCATGATGACCAAAGGCCCAATTGGAGCTGCGATCCCGGCATTTGCATTAGGTTCTCATCTACTTCTGAAACGAGACTTTAAGGAACTATTTCATCCT harbors:
- a CDS encoding AraC family transcriptional regulator, with the protein product MYNQIKPFILLTSTFALFSILFCFDKAFSHEVTVASLSNVSFNLSSPSGGGSKGQQEADWRIYLKKSKEFFQNREIDEAIEWAKKADSIFVLENKKPLYDAQALMGICYKDKDELVKSIKHYQLALANAPGLSSEINTMLNMAEVSLAAKDTIAVLDYLSIYRIQLDKIESRKARAYCYFQYASLLQKAGGDLNVAFSFFQKSLSICRIDSIYEIGSYNCCGIIELYEQQGKIDSCLAWQDSLAFFVEKDNSPLVHANALQCLGNFNLKQKNYKTAIKELRRALIYARKADYMPACLDIFMKLSEASEAIGDYKKSIFYLKKYDTIEDSLGASKWNERLLELQMKYENERKEQQLKTLKNRLDVALGFPVLIAVFSVFVIIFLVLFLTRKQYNPKQVAEDIVKSPPLEKSLSASQLKQWDDLQRIFIADKLYLKPDLTLTSLAKLLNTNRSTLSEIINIKSGKTFTHFVNEYRVKEACILLSDPQKNYLSIEGIGLEVGFNSRSAFYVAFAHEIEQSPASFRKTHSQK
- a CDS encoding phosphatase PAP2 family protein — its product is MKRLVYRNRYFFIPYLAFVFISALVLLFFDRIQIHIELNKLNSPFFDQFFKRITFLGDGLVCVLILAVLLLYNYRWTVIFAVSIVISNLAVFIGKQMIFYETYRPSKYFELYEKYELHLVEGVNLHNLQSFPSGHTTSAFTIFIMLAFLVRNNYLKLFCFIVALLTGYSRIYLSQHFLVDVLAGSVIGVASVLVTWHSLEGYNTEWFDYSLVSSFKKRNKKDIPATVAEGALSE
- a CDS encoding glycosyltransferase family 39 protein, whose product is MALLLILTYLLLLAPYSLNFIFYMPDERHYADAAMYMLKHGGYLSPINPDGGYRFMKPIFTYWVVLASYALFGISEFSTRFPFLLAAGMVIRLTYRTTLLAFRSRETALLALLIVGSTPVLHRSTPLALTDLLFLIFLQLIIYGTVGLLVSADRKPRFFWYLYAGAGMAVMTKGLPAIVFLSVALFYLVANPWRRLRLREVVHFPSMLTGLVLGGFWYVAIFFIHGPEAVFSFWEDQVGIRISDKIVQIAKNLVLSVLAIVLMMFPFMLAGWRGLIYRLKLKTNPKVLVVLGFSIVWGLAMVGMASFVSKFYYRYLIPVLPVLAMAMAWLIWSNHQKSGTLKMMKTGLFISFTLFLLVNLSGIVVVCLFYAPVWYYLVFALNILISSWLFLKNRRKSILRQSILIYWFMAGIFYSLYFVIRPISAPTNGQQIVQKLNELNISSGDSIQFFGHTRIASNLRVVTKGEYFFIAYKQEEAEIRPETRVVVFPDSFIEELNLENFDLVPASYVWSEINPGEIWAVKNRNELFELKKERSDIYYIGIRKSSKKN
- a CDS encoding glycosyltransferase family 39 protein, with the protein product MLERIINKRYFPLFIFLAAAGLYLFNSWGVSIYILDEAKNASCASEMLHNGNLLVPTFNGALRTDKPPLHYLFMLLSYTVFGVNPFGARFFSAIFGALTVFTTFRYTRKFTDSKTAFWTTILLLASIHLSIQFHLAVPDPYLIFFITWSLFAFYAAVHTENKHEVFYMYFAMAMGTLAKGPVAILLPGLIFLLYLVFSRNLKWTTILNLQPLSGALLVLIVVLPWYLLNGIETHWEWTKGFFLKHNINRFSDSMEGHGGSFLITLLFVFAGMFPFSVYLPQAIIVAFKQRKNQFTLFNLIAGITIVAFFSISQTKLPNYTVPSYPFLAVLMALFISQKHSFKSFKIGFIALLTLSIILPIGGYVAMKFDPSLVAIRQIAVWLFILPLVNIVALIFRKQVNNFLLIQALSGVLTAIVFFAFIYPAIDRQNPVKQSQELVKNRELAFFQKFNPSYAFYHKKTIKELELDEFDSFFQHYPDGLIISTKKKIKQVSLDENYEIIFSARDVFESPTTVLIAKKKQ